tacatatatttcctgccggctaccctatgggtagcggttataaaaattaatgttcAAGTGGAAAAGAATATTTGCTTCTTGTTGttcacttatttttttgatgtattgaattttttccgatgaataatttatattttgataaattccCAATTTTTAAGAAGCGCCAataaatgtttcttttatttcttgaGTCTACaacttataatttaataaatcgTTATACTTAATACATTTCGAAAGTGTTTGATTAACCCAAAATTGTATTCCAAATATCCCAAATAGGATCAAACTCCTCGTCGGAGTCACTTTCATCACTGTCGACGGTCTGATAAGGGCAATTTTCGGAGTTGATTGTCAGTTTGAAGGCTTTGAGACTATTCGTCTCTGTGTCGGCAATCAACAAATCTCTCTTTTGAATGTGATAAAAAAGTTTACAGGCATCGCTAAGCCTTTCAGTGTGAAAGTAGTTATCAATGACTGCAATGCGACTGTCTATGTCTCCTTCCAGTTTTAATCTCAGCGCATTATAGCTGATGAACTTGTCATAGGCGTGATGCTTCAATGCAAGAGATTCCTCTCCCAGATTTCCTGCAATTCGAAGAATGGTTGACTGCTGATCGAATTCCACATTTCCAACATAATGTCCCGTTTTGGATGTTGCCAAGATATGTTCGATCAGGTGAGTGattagtttgtttttatcCTGcgataaattgaatattgtaGTAAGATATGAGAATTCAGTTGTGACTCTAATTTGAAAGTGCGTATCAAAGTCATGATGTACTCCTTACTGATGCTGGTGGTGCTGAAGTTGATGAAGATCCTGTACTTGTGGTTGAATCATCAGGTGTAGAGGTCATTTGAGTTTCCACAACCACTACtaataaaatttttg
This DNA window, taken from Drosophila nasuta strain 15112-1781.00 chromosome 2L, ASM2355853v1, whole genome shotgun sequence, encodes the following:
- the LOC132783459 gene encoding uncharacterized protein LOC132783459 isoform X1 translates to MQLKVGILLLMLSAVLVVVETQMTSTPDDSTTSTGSSSTSAPPASDKNKLITHLIEHILATSKTGHYVGNVEFDQQSTILRIAGNLGEESLALKHHAYDKFISYNALRLKLEGDIDSRIAVIDNYFHTERLSDACKLFYHIQKRDLLIADTETNSLKAFKLTINSENCPYQTVDSDESDSDEEFDPIWDIWNTILG
- the LOC132783459 gene encoding uncharacterized protein LOC132783459 isoform X2, which gives rise to MQLKVGILLLMLSAVLVVETQMTSTPDDSTTSTGSSSTSAPPASDKNKLITHLIEHILATSKTGHYVGNVEFDQQSTILRIAGNLGEESLALKHHAYDKFISYNALRLKLEGDIDSRIAVIDNYFHTERLSDACKLFYHIQKRDLLIADTETNSLKAFKLTINSENCPYQTVDSDESDSDEEFDPIWDIWNTILG